The following coding sequences lie in one Amblyraja radiata isolate CabotCenter1 chromosome 20, sAmbRad1.1.pri, whole genome shotgun sequence genomic window:
- the alkbh3 gene encoding alpha-ketoglutarate-dependent dioxygenase alkB homolog 3 isoform X2, with protein MADKRQRARVQGSWAGHSKTAATVFQAGRHSTQNVASTQRSPKEQAAADGRFVFQDPTEVQRKIPEVRIIDKEGLYEISSGPTGVSRLHLKPAFIDPKEADWMFEQLYREIPWQQKSNIGPDGSYKEPRLTSWYGDLPYTYSNSTMKSNPHWHPLLSMLKDLIAEVTGYTFNSLLCNLYRHCKDSIDWHSDDEPSLGIDPVIASLSYGETRNFEMRKKLPPEEKGDYTYAERIRIPLNHGCLLVMEGKTQKDWQILRANAKCLSFALGAPPDKLL; from the exons ATGGCAGACAAAAGGCAGCGGGCAAGAGTGCAGGGTTCATGGGCAGGCCACAGTAAGACAGCAGCAACCGTGTTTCAAG CTGGCAGACACTCTACACAAAATGTTGCAAGTACACAGCGGTCACCAAAAGAACAGGCTGCAGCTGATGGGCGATTTGTCTTCCAAGATCCAACTGAG GTTCAACGTAAGATTCCGGAAGTAAGAATCATTGA CAAAGAAGGTTTATATGAAATCAGCAGTGGGCCAACAGGTGTTTCCAG ACTTCATCTGAAACCTGCTTTCATTGACCCAAAAGAAGCTGATTGGATGTTTGAACAATTGTACAGGGAAATACCTTGGCAGCAAAAATCTAACATTGGACCGG ATGGATCATACAAGGAACCAAGACTCACATCGTGGTATGGAGATCTCCCCTACACATACTCCAACTCAACAATGAAATCAAACCCTCAT TGGCATCCTCTGTTGTCTATGCTAAAGGATCTAATTGCGGAAGTAACTGGATACACCTTTAATTCTCTTCTTTGCAATCTGTACCGACATTGTAAGGACAGCATTGATTGGCACAGTGATGATGAGCCATCGTTGGGAATAGACCCAGTTATTGCATCCCTCAGCTATGGAGAAACCAGGAACTTTGAAATGAGAAAAAAATTACCTCCA GAAGAGAAAGGTGATTATACCTATGCCGAAAGAATTCGTATCCCGTTAAACCATGGGTGTCTGTTGGTAATGGAAGGGAAGACCCAGAAGGA